From the Purpureocillium takamizusanense chromosome 6, complete sequence genome, one window contains:
- the CHS2_1 gene encoding Chitin synthase (COG:M~EggNog:ENOG503NUPC~CAZy:GT2_Chitin_synth~TransMembrane:7 (o620-639i651-678o698-717i729-752o772-795i901-923o935-964i)), whose product MDRPNTPSRPPDYSLPSYDDDHDTPTGQNSAAVRLLTSVEDPVDSAATRAARRSYQPSVTEAHSRSNSILDDAPTMPPPDSTYVPFASREPGTPRRPWTPSTRSPEYSRPPASTVSYEPSDINGSPRPGTPSSRYGGSPRRPLPPAPLFSNSARHSEAFADDATVSIPLGGSDDVFGPGSGSDLSDSRPLPMDRDSFMSASQETLSEEPEAYEKFEHYGPAPDGAQERRGVRAPQMSKKEVQLINGELVLECKIPTILYSFLPRRSEVEFTHMRYTAVTCDPDDFVERGYKLRQSIGRTTRETELFICITMYNEDEFNFTRTMHAVMKNIAHFCSRSRSRTWGENGWQKIVVCIISDGREKIHPRTLDALAAMGVYQHGIAKNYVNNRAVQAHVYEYTTQVSLDSDLKFKGAEKGIVPCQMIFCLKEKNQRKLNSHRWFFNAFGKALNPNVCILLDVGTRPGGNSLYHLWKSFDTDSNVAGACGEIKAMKGRLGSNLLNPLVASQNFEYKMSNILDKPLESVFGYITVLPGALSAYRYHALQNDETGHGPLSQYFKGETLHGQHADVFTANMYLAEDRILCWELVAKRGERWVLKYVKGCTGETDVPDTVPEFISQRRRWLNGAFFAAVYSIVNARQILTTDHTIARKVLLFIEFIYQTIQLLFTYFSLANFYLTFYFVAGGLTDPLVDPFGHNIGNIFFTILRYTCVLLISTQFILSLGNRPQGARKLYLASMIIYSVIMAYTIFAAIYIVTRQLVAKRDHGEDLVIGNNVFTNLIVSMASTVGLYFLMSFLYLDPWHMATSSLQYFLLLPSYICTLQVYAFCNTHDVTWGTKGDNVIKTDLGGAVGKGQTVELEMPSEQLDIDSGYDEALRNLRDRLVVPSPGISEAQMQEDYYKSVRTYMVVTWMIANGILAMAVSEVYSNKGIGDNFYLRFILWSVASLAVFRALGSTTFAIINVVNIIVEGRIRMSIKMPQWMGGMGSKLSETVSSVGSSLKS is encoded by the exons ATGGATCGACCAAACActccctcgaggccgccggacTATAGTCTGCCCAGCTATGATGATGATCATGATACTCCTACCGGCCAGAAttccgccgccgtcaggcTTCTAACTTCCGTCGAGGACCCCGTCGATAGTGCAGC TacccgagctgctcgtcgctcATATCAGCCGAGCGTCACTGAGGCGCATTCGCGATCCAactccatcctcgacgacgcaccCACCATGCCACCGCCGGATTCAACATACGTTCCTTTCGCTAGCAGGGAGCCGGGCACCCCTCGCCGACCCTGGACCCCGTCCACAAGGTCGCCCGAATATTCGAGACCGCCTGCCTCCACCGTCTCTTACGAGCCCTCGGACATCAACGGCAGCCCCAGGCCCGGTACTCCGTCGTCCCGTTATGGCGGcagcccacggcggccactgccgccggcgcctctcTTCTCAAACTCAGCGCGACACTCGGAGGCTtttgccgacgacgcaaCCGTATCTAtccccctcggcggcagcgacgatgTCTTTGGACCTGGCTCTGGCTCGGACCTGAGCGACTCCCGTCCACTTCCAATGGACCGCGACTCTTTTATGTCGGCCTCCCAAGAGACACTGAgcgaggagcccgaggcgTACGAGAAATTTGAGCATTATGGTCCCGCGCCAGATGGTGCGCAAGAACGACGTGGCGTCCGAGCGCCGCAAATGTCCAAGAAGGAGGTGCAGCTCATCAACGGCGAGCTGGTGCTCGAGTGCAAGATTCCCACCATTCTCTACAGCTTCTTGCCCCGCAGAAGCGAGGTGGAGTTCACACACATGAGGTATACGGCTGTCACCTGCGATCCCGACGACTTCGTTGAAAGAGGCTACAAGCTACGCCAGAGCATCGGCCGAACCACAAGAGAGACAGAGCTGTTTATATGCATCACCATGTACAACGAGGACGAATTCAACTTTACCCGCACCATGCATGCCGTCATGAAGAACATTGCCCATTTCTGCTCacgctcccgctcccgcacCTGGGGTGAGAATGGCTGGCAAAAGATTGTCGTCTGCATCATCTCCGACGGCCGCGAAAAGATCCATCCTCGCACGCttgatgcccttgccgccatgGGCGTCTATCAACACGGCATTGCCAAAAACTACGTCAACAATCGTGCCGTCCAGGCGCACGTGTACGAATACACGACACAAGTCTCCCTTGACTCTGATCTCAAATTCAAGGGAGCTGAGAAGGGCATTGTTCCCTGTCAGATGATTTTCTGCCTCAAGGAGAAGAATCAACGCAAGCTCAACTCGCATCGGTGGTTCTTTAATGCCTTTGGCAAGGCTCTCAATCCTAACGTCTGCATCCTGCTTGACGTCGGCACGCGCCCCGGTGGAAACTCGCTCTACCACCTTTGGAAGTCGTTTGACACCGACTCCAACGTTGCCGGTGCTTGCGGAGAGATCAAAGCAATGAAGGGGAGGCTGGGATCAAACCTGCTCAATCCCCTTGTGGCGTCCCAAAACTTCGAGTACAAGATGTCCAATATTCTAGACAAGCCACTGGAATCCGTCTTTGGGTACATTACGGTTTTGCCCGGTGCCCTCAGCGCCTACCGTTACCATGCCTTGCAGAACGACGAGACAGGCCACGGACCATTGAGTCAGTACTTCAAGGGCGAAACTCTGCACGGCCAACATGCCGATGTCTTCACCGCCAACATGTATCTTGCCGAGGATCGCATCCTATGCTGGGAGTTGGTGGCCAAGCGAGGCGAGCGTTGGGTGCTAAAATACGTCAAAGGCTGcacgggcgagacggacgtTCCCG ATACGGTTCCCGAGTTCATCTCGCAGCGTCGACGTTGGCTCAATGGCGCCTTTTTCGCTGCCGTCTACTCCATCGTCAATGCGCGGCAGATCCTCACAACAGACCACACCATTGCTCGCAAGGTTCTTCTCTTCATCGAGTTCATATACCAGACCATCCAGCTCCTGTTCACGTACTTCTCGCTGGCCAACTTCTATCTCACATTTTACTTCGTTGCCGGTGGCTTGACGGATCCCCTGGTGGATCCCTTTGGCCACAACATCGGAAACATATTCTTCACCATCCTGCGGTATACGTGCGTGCTGCTCATTTCCACCCAGTTCATCTTGTCCCTCGGCAATCGACCACAAGGTGCGCGAAAGCTGTATCTGGCGAGCATGATTATCTATAGCGTCATCATGGCCTACACCATTTTTGCGGCGATATACATTGTCacgcggcagctcgtcgcgaAGCGAGATCAtggcgaggacctcgtcaTTGGCAACAACGTCTTCACAAACCTCATCGTCTCCATGGCATCGACCGTGGGCTTGTACTTCCTCATGTCCTTCCTCTACCTGGACCCCTGGCACATGGCAACGTCATCGCTCCAGTACTTCCTCCTGCTGCCCAGCTACATCTGCACCCTGCAAGTTTACGCCTTCTGCAACACACACGATGTGACCTGGGGAACCAAGGGCGACAACGTCATCAAGACAgatctcggcggcgctgttGGCAAAGGCCAAACCGTCGAGTTGGAGATGCCCAGTGAACAACTCGACATCGACAGCGGCTACGATGAGGCGCTGAGGAACTTGCGAGATCGCCTTGTCGTCCCCAGTCCGGGCATCAGCGAGGCCCAGATGCAGGAGGACTACTACAAGAGTGTGCGGACGTACATGGTGGTGACGTGGATGATCGCCAACGGTATCCTCGCCATGGCTGTCTCGGAGGTCTACAGCAACAAGGGCATCGGCGACAACTTTTACTTGCGATTCATCCTGTGGAGCGTCGCTtccctcgccgtcttccgTGCCCTTGGCTCGACCACCTTTGCCATCATCAATGTCGTCAacatcatcgtcgagggcagGATACGCATGAGCATCAAGATGCCGCAGTggatgggcggcatgggtAGTAAGCTGAGCGAGACGGTCAGCAGCGTAGGGAGCAGTCTCAAAAGCTGA
- the INV1 gene encoding Beta-fructofuranosidase (CAZy:GH32~EggNog:ENOG503NW02~SECRETED:SignalP(1-23~SECRETED:cutsite=CLA-QS~SECRETED:prob=0.6528)~COG:G), translating into MMSLRRVTALCGALQLVAGTCLAQSSVNSSSSSTSAAPAATTTTTTTPAGAYVGPNVTVGRPIVGDYRGQHRPQVHFSPPTHFMNDPNGMFRDGNGTWHLYYQYNPTAVVAGNQHWGHATSNDLYHWVNQPIALFPPRKNVYVYSGSAVVDENNTSGFFPNQTNGVVAIYTLAEFDQDGNAGPQTQAVAYSYDNGYSFIPYHGNPVIPSNSPQFRDPKVVRHGDRWVMAVAYPHDFAVGIFTSPNLIDWTPASNFSHHGLLGLQWECPNLVRMPHVDDKGDRRDDMWLMVVSINPGAPLGGSVAQYFPGTFNGTHFEAVDAAARIADFGKDSYAGQYFYGSPDGQDPVLMSWASNWQYTQTVPTADEGWRSAMSLPRRTHLAKSARVGWKLVTTPYDLSPVMGEVLASNNSVANGTTMVDFSDVPSNALYWELNVTGLLPEASSGGISPRATANFTFSSPVSGEYVRGGMFFGGDPTFFVDRGGVARGFDNVFFTDKASTSVVVSGGSWTMSGVLDRSVLELFLDGGVDSATTTLFPTQPLTLAVFATSELPAGARVSIRVNALRSAWAGMEDASDGLVHGNQSSRDTGAEDLRRMLPGWR; encoded by the exons ATGATGAGTTTACGTCGTGTGACGGCCCTCTGCGGCGCCCTGCAGCTCGTTGCGGGCACATGCCTCGCGCAGTCGTCGGTCaactcatcgtcgtcctcgacgtcggcggccccggccgcgacaacaacaacaacaacaacaccggCAGGCGCCTATGTCGGCCCCAACGTCACGGTCGGAAGGCCCATTGTGGGCGACTACCGCGGCCAGCATCGGCCTCAAGTCCacttctcgccgccgacacacTTCATGAACGACCCCAACGGCATGTTTCGagacggcaacggcacctGGCATCTCTACTACCAGTACAATCCAaccgccgtcgtggccggcaaCCAGCACTGGGGCCATGCCACCTCCAACGATCTCTACCACTGGGTGAACCAGCCCATAGCCCTGTTCCCGCCCCGGAAGAACGTCTACGTCTATTCCGGGAGTGCCGTCGTAGATGAGAACAACACGTCCGGCTTCTTCCCCAACCAGACCAACGGCGTGGTCGCAATCTAT acccTGGCCGAGTTCGACCAGGACGGCAACGCGGGCCCGCAGACGCAAGCCGTTGCCTACTCCTACGACAATGGCTACAGCTTCATCCCTTACCATGGCAACCCCGTGATCCCCAGCAACTCGCCTCAATTCCGCGACCCCAAAGTCGTCCGGCACGGGGACCGCTGGGTCATGGCCGTTGCCTACCCGCACGACTTTGCCGTGGGCATCTTCACCTCCCCCAACCTCATCGACTggacgccagccagcaactTTTCGCATCATGGGCTCCTGGGTCTGCAATGGGAGTGCCCCAACCTCGTCAGGATGCCGCACGTGGATGACAAGGGTGATAGGAGAGACGACATGTGGCTCATGGTGGTCTCCATCAACCCCGGCGCACCGTTGGGGGGCTCGGTTGCGCAGTATTTCCCGGGCACGTTCAACGGCACGCACTTTgaagccgtcgacgcggcggcccgcaTCGCCGACTTTGGAAAGGACAGCTACGCCGGGCAGTACTTCTACGGCAGCCCCGACGGCCAAGACCCCGTCTTGATGTCGTGGGCGTCCAACTGGCAGTACACGCAGACGGTgccgacggccgacgagggctgGCGCAGCGCCATGAGCCTCCCGCGTCGGACGCACCTCGCCAAGTCGGCGCGCGTCGGGTGGAAGCTCGTGACGACGCCGTACGACCTGAGCCCCGTCATGGGAGAGGTGCTCGCGTCCAACAACAgcgtcgccaacggcacAACCATGGTCGACTTCTCCGACGTGCCGTCCAACGCCCTGTACTGGGAGCTCAACGTGACGGGGCTACTGCCCGAGGCGTCGTCCGGCGGCatctcgccgcgggccacGGCCAACTTTACCTTTTCCAGCCCCGTGAGCGGCGAGTACGTGCGGGGCGGCATGTTCTTTGGCGGCGACCCGACCTTCTTCgtcgaccgcggcggcgtcgcgcgggGCTTCGACAACGTCTTCTTCACGGACAAGGCGTCGACCAGCGTCGTGGTCTCGGGCGGGTCGTGGACCATGAGCGGCGTCCTGGACCGCTCGGTGCTGgagctcttcctcgacggcggcgtcgacagcgccaccaccaccttgtTCCCGACGCAGCCGCTGacgctcgccgtcttcgccacCTCGGAGCTACCCGCGGGGGCGCGCGTCAGTATCCGGGTGAACGCGCTCCGCAGCGCCTGGGCGGGCATGGAGGACGCGAGCGACGGGCTGGTGCACGGCAACCAGTCGAGCAGGGACACGGGGGCCGAGGACCTGAGGCGCAtgctgcctggctggcgatga